The genome window GGAATATGCCACCGGCGATGACACCTGGATAAACCGGCTACTTCTGCTTGGGAAGCTGGAGCCCTTTGTTGATCATAAACCTGAATACCTCTCAGGCGGACAACAGCAGCGCCTGGCTATCTTAAGGGCATTGGCCAATAAGCCAAAACTCTTGCTGATGGATGAGCCCTTTTCGGCGCTTGACCCTCAAAATAAAATGGCGCTGATTGCTGATCTGAAAGTACTTTTTGCCGGGTTGGGTACAACCGTGCTGATAGTAACCCATAACCCACAGGAGCTTGACGAGTTAACAACCCGGGAGTTGAAGATACGCTAAAATTAAAGACGCGGTAAATCCCTGTTTTGTTTGTAGTGAGGCCGGACTTTTACGAATTGAGTTAGTGTTAATTTAACTCAATCCGTAAAATCCATATCTATTATAAATTTTTTGCTATTTGGCTAACAGA of Mucilaginibacter xinganensis contains these proteins:
- a CDS encoding ATP-binding cassette domain-containing protein encodes the protein MISIEIEKKLKAYKGQQVLQVKEIFPSGSIIKIYGPSGVGKTTFLKTIAGFTNPEKGKIVVEGTTWLDTEQKISLPPQKRMPGFVFQDYALFPNMTVIQHLEYATGDDTWINRLLLLGKLEPFVDHKPEYLSGGQQQRLAILRALANKPKLLLMDEPFSALDPQNKMALIADLKVLFAGLGTTVLIVTHNPQELDELTTRELKIR